A region from the Candidatus Tenderia electrophaga genome encodes:
- a CDS encoding transposase: MKLSHTAKKHQHTRVEAYRGNSNSYRFFNLLTSDTLLDKVEALLPEHRERLYPPTETLSMFLAQAMSADRSCQSIVNQAAVQRLAGGFSARSTYTGGYCRARQRLPLTMVAELTQHLGDQLDERAPDEWQWQGRHIRIIDGTTVTMPDTAANQAVFPQQRGQQPGLGFPICRIVGITSLASGALLNAAIGRFNGKGGDEQTLLRAIQNTLQPGDIALGDAFFATYFFIAAMQADGIDILMEQNGSRKRVTDFRLGQRLGERDHLIVIDKPKRRPEWMSEEDYNTAPERLTVREFQAGGKTMITTLDDHNNYPKEKLKALYKMRWHIELDLRNIKDTMGMNVLSCKTPEMAIKEIWIHLLAYNLIRLMMAQSALLADISPRRISFKHCLQIWLIYLQNAQYLDDEYIGYLFRMMVQKKVGNRPGRIEPRAVKRRPKAYPLLTRTRHEARAEVMKNGHPKKLK; encoded by the coding sequence ATGAAGCTTAGCCATACTGCCAAAAAACATCAACATACTCGAGTTGAGGCATACCGTGGAAACAGCAACAGCTATCGTTTCTTCAATCTTCTCACCAGCGACACGCTGCTGGACAAAGTGGAAGCGCTCTTGCCCGAGCACCGGGAACGCCTCTATCCACCTACGGAAACCTTATCCATGTTCCTGGCCCAAGCCATGAGCGCCGATCGTTCCTGTCAGAGCATTGTTAACCAGGCAGCAGTCCAGCGACTCGCCGGCGGGTTTAGCGCCCGAAGCACATACACGGGTGGCTATTGTCGTGCCAGGCAACGGTTGCCTTTGACGATGGTCGCAGAACTGACCCAACATCTGGGCGACCAGCTTGACGAACGAGCGCCTGATGAATGGCAATGGCAGGGTCGACACATCAGGATTATCGACGGCACCACCGTCACGATGCCCGACACGGCTGCCAACCAAGCCGTATTCCCACAACAACGCGGTCAACAGCCTGGTTTAGGGTTTCCCATTTGTCGCATCGTCGGCATCACCAGTCTGGCCAGCGGTGCGCTATTGAATGCAGCGATCGGCCGTTTCAACGGCAAGGGGGGTGACGAACAAACCCTGTTGCGCGCCATACAGAACACCTTGCAGCCCGGTGATATCGCGCTCGGCGATGCCTTCTTTGCCACCTATTTCTTTATTGCCGCCATGCAGGCCGACGGGATCGATATTCTAATGGAGCAGAACGGTTCCAGAAAGCGCGTGACAGATTTTCGTCTCGGTCAAAGGCTGGGAGAACGCGATCATCTGATCGTGATCGACAAGCCCAAGCGACGACCGGAGTGGATGAGTGAAGAGGACTATAACACGGCGCCAGAAAGACTCACGGTCAGGGAATTCCAGGCCGGCGGCAAAACAATGATCACGACTTTGGACGATCACAACAACTACCCGAAAGAGAAGCTAAAAGCCCTGTACAAAATGCGCTGGCATATCGAGCTGGACCTGCGCAACATCAAAGACACTATGGGCATGAATGTGCTCAGTTGCAAAACGCCCGAGATGGCGATCAAGGAAATATGGATCCATCTACTTGCCTATAACCTGATCCGCCTCATGATGGCACAATCCGCCTTGCTGGCGGATATCAGCCCAAGACGTATAAGTTTCAAGCACTGCTTGCAGATATGGCTGATCTATCTACAAAACGCGCAGTATTTGGATGATGAATATATCGGTTATTTATTCCGCATGATGGTGCAGAAAAAGGTGGGGAATCGTCCCGGCCGAATCGAACCGAGAGCGGTGAAGCGAAGACCGAAAGCCTATCCCTTATTGACGAGAACACGGCATGAAGCAAGAGCGGAAGTGATGAAAAATGGTCACCCTAAGAAGCTTAAGTAA
- a CDS encoding transposase has product MAHHNTIFAQLLKFVPRHEFESLSKTHHEGRQLRKTSRWSQFVALSLGQLAGRHSLRDIESNMSAQSSRLYHLGAKPIARSSLARLNEKQPAKLYEALFAKLYANCQKLTSGHRFRFKNKLYSLDASLIDLSLKIFPWAHYALGKSAMKLHLSLDHDGYIPNFAAITEGKASDIEIGRTLHYSKGSIVVFDKGYTDYEWFKALNNKGIFFVTRIRKNAIWKIEERRAVDKSKGLTSDQTIVLTGVKPKKIGMPKLRRIGYRDPESGKAYEFLTNNFALSAQTIAEIYKERWQVELFFKWIKQNLKIKAFVGNSKNAIMTQIWIALCTYLILAYLKFSAKLGWSLQSMLRLLHLNLFLRRDLMALLRGDPPKQNALEIRQLCLV; this is encoded by the coding sequence ATGGCACATCATAATACTATTTTCGCACAATTGCTAAAATTCGTACCGAGACATGAATTTGAAAGCCTCTCAAAAACGCATCATGAAGGTAGACAGTTGCGGAAAACAAGCCGCTGGTCCCAGTTTGTCGCGTTGTCTCTGGGGCAATTGGCAGGCCGCCATAGCCTAAGGGATATTGAGAGCAATATGAGCGCACAATCCAGTCGTCTTTATCACTTAGGAGCCAAACCCATTGCACGCTCAAGCCTGGCCAGATTAAATGAAAAGCAACCTGCTAAGTTATATGAGGCCTTGTTTGCAAAGCTTTATGCCAACTGTCAGAAGCTGACGTCCGGCCACCGGTTCCGTTTCAAGAACAAGCTCTATTCATTAGACGCCTCCTTGATTGACTTATCACTAAAAATATTTCCCTGGGCCCACTATGCCTTGGGAAAATCAGCAATGAAACTCCACCTGAGTTTAGATCATGATGGATACATCCCGAATTTCGCAGCTATTACCGAAGGTAAAGCATCCGATATAGAAATAGGGAGAACACTCCACTATAGCAAAGGCAGCATCGTCGTCTTTGACAAAGGATATACGGACTATGAATGGTTTAAGGCCCTTAATAACAAGGGTATTTTCTTTGTTACCCGGATCAGGAAGAATGCCATATGGAAGATTGAAGAGCGAAGAGCCGTCGATAAATCCAAAGGACTGACATCGGATCAAACAATCGTTTTAACAGGTGTTAAGCCAAAAAAGATCGGCATGCCAAAGCTACGACGAATTGGCTATCGAGATCCTGAGAGCGGAAAAGCCTATGAGTTCCTGACAAATAATTTCGCTTTAAGTGCACAGACCATCGCAGAGATTTATAAAGAACGGTGGCAAGTAGAATTATTCTTCAAATGGATCAAACAAAATCTAAAGATCAAGGCCTTCGTGGGCAATAGCAAGAATGCCATTATGACGCAGATATGGATCGCGCTCTGTACCTATTTGATACTGGCCTATTTGAAATTCAGTGCCAAGCTAGGATGGTCCTTACAAAGTATGTTGCGATTATTGCATCTGAATTTGTTTCTACGAAGAGACCTGATGGCATTACTTCGTGGTGATCCGCCAAAACAAAATGCTCTGGAAATACGGCAGCTATGCTTGGTGTAA
- a CDS encoding transposase codes for MARFKDYSYEQMTMLPVSFDRQILPGSFEYNLTYLIEECLDPSIFHHRYKNDDGGRPAYDPAILLKIVLLAYSKGITSSRKIEQLCRDNILFIAISANTQPHFTTIADFISSSHEEIEKLFLQVLMVCDQAGLIGKDMFAIDGCKLPSNASKEWSGTQADLKKKKLKRSMGSESLIFRSMGSESLLSHKHGIKKA; via the coding sequence ATGGCACGCTTCAAAGACTACAGCTACGAGCAGATGACCATGTTGCCGGTGTCGTTTGATCGACAGATACTTCCCGGCAGTTTCGAATACAATCTCACCTATCTCATTGAAGAGTGCCTGGACCCCTCTATTTTTCACCATCGCTACAAGAACGACGATGGCGGTCGTCCAGCGTATGATCCAGCGATCCTGTTAAAGATTGTTTTGTTGGCCTATTCAAAAGGCATCACCAGCAGCCGCAAGATCGAGCAGCTGTGCCGCGATAACATTCTATTTATAGCAATATCTGCCAATACACAGCCTCACTTCACCACCATCGCCGACTTCATCTCATCCTCACATGAAGAGATCGAAAAGCTATTTCTTCAGGTATTGATGGTCTGTGACCAGGCAGGCCTGATCGGCAAAGACATGTTCGCCATCGATGGCTGCAAGCTGCCCAGCAATGCCAGCAAGGAGTGGAGCGGCACCCAGGCCGATCTTAAGAAAAAGAAGCTCAAGAGATCAATGGGGTCAGAGTCATTGATTTTTAGATCAATGGGGTCAGAGTCACTGCTGTCCCATAAACATGGAATAAAAAAGGCTTAA
- a CDS encoding transposase translates to MARFKDYSYEQMTMLPVSFDRQILPGSFEYNLTYLIEECLDPSIFHHRYKNDDGGRPAYDPAILLKVVLLAYSKGITSSRKIEQLCRDNILFIAISANSQPHFTTIADFISSSHQEIEKLFLQVLMVCDQEGLIGKDMFAIDGCKLPSNASKEWSGTQADLKKKKLKMEKAVRRMLSKHREVDKHGLDETIVERQKQQCRKLAKTAKKIQAFLDSHDDRKGVSGRTVQSNITDNDSAKMKTSHGVIQGYTGVATVDAKHQVIVSAQAHGQGQEHNLLKPSLESASANLKLNKQERRQIKITADSGYHNLSALQYLDQEKLDGYIADVGFRSRDPRFKDYERHKPVTRLKPKERFTSNEFKVDLKHKTCICPAGNAMWLQCEETKIGNSLFMKFQGYENDCRHCHLRKRCLRSEQQKSPRQFAVKLGNTKKHQQTSLIEKMKQKIDSAMGRHIYSQRLGTVEPVFGNITSSIGFKRFSLRGKQKVNGQWQLISMIHNILKIHRYAWNGS, encoded by the coding sequence ATGGCACGCTTCAAAGACTACAGCTACGAGCAGATGACCATGTTGCCGGTGTCGTTTGATCGACAGATACTTCCCGGCAGTTTCGAATACAATCTCACCTATCTCATTGAAGAGTGCCTGGACCCCTCCATTTTTCACCATCGCTACAAAAACGATGATGGCGGGCGTCCAGCGTATGATCCAGCGATCCTGTTGAAGGTTGTTTTGTTGGCCTATTCAAAAGGGATCACCAGCAGCCGCAAGATCGAGCAGCTGTGCCGCGATAACATTCTATTTATAGCCATATCCGCCAATAGTCAGCCTCACTTCACCACCATCGCCGATTTTATTTCCTCCTCTCATCAAGAAATCGAAAAGCTGTTCCTCCAGGTACTGATGGTCTGTGACCAGGAAGGCCTGATCGGCAAAGACATGTTCGCCATCGATGGCTGCAAGCTGCCCAGCAATGCTAGCAAGGAGTGGAGCGGCACCCAGGCCGATCTTAAGAAAAAGAAGCTCAAAATGGAAAAGGCCGTGCGGCGCATGCTCAGCAAACATCGCGAAGTAGACAAGCATGGTCTCGATGAAACGATCGTCGAGCGGCAAAAACAACAGTGCCGAAAGCTGGCCAAGACCGCCAAAAAGATCCAGGCCTTTCTCGACAGCCACGACGACCGCAAAGGCGTCAGTGGTCGCACCGTACAGAGCAACATCACTGATAACGACAGCGCCAAGATGAAAACCAGTCACGGCGTCATTCAAGGCTACACCGGCGTCGCCACCGTTGACGCCAAGCACCAGGTCATCGTCAGTGCCCAAGCCCACGGTCAAGGTCAGGAGCACAACCTGCTCAAGCCCAGCCTCGAATCGGCCAGTGCCAATCTCAAACTCAACAAGCAGGAGCGTCGCCAGATCAAGATCACCGCCGACAGCGGCTATCACAACCTAAGCGCCTTGCAATACCTGGATCAGGAAAAGCTCGACGGCTACATCGCCGATGTTGGCTTTCGATCACGCGATCCCCGTTTCAAGGACTACGAACGCCACAAGCCCGTCACACGGCTCAAGCCCAAAGAGCGCTTCACCTCAAATGAATTCAAGGTCGATCTCAAGCACAAAACCTGTATCTGTCCCGCCGGCAATGCCATGTGGTTGCAGTGCGAAGAGACAAAAATCGGCAACAGCCTGTTCATGAAATTCCAGGGCTATGAAAATGATTGCCGTCACTGTCATCTTAGAAAACGCTGCCTCAGATCAGAGCAACAAAAGAGCCCGCGCCAGTTTGCCGTAAAGCTAGGCAACACCAAAAAACATCAACAAACCAGTCTCATCGAGAAGATGAAACAAAAGATCGACAGCGCCATGGGACGGCATATCTACAGCCAACGACTGGGCACTGTTGAACCTGTATTCGGAAATATCACCAGCAGTATAGGATTCAAGCGATTTAGTCTGCGAGGAAAACAGAAGGTCAACGGCCAGTGGCAATTGATTAGCATGATCCACAACATATTAAAAATACACCGATATGCATGGAATGGTTCATAA
- a CDS encoding transposase produces MSNVSMQSILATHLDHYRQHHTLTPQQARACHRIGLCRSAALGGEQVRCSQCDFEQYRYHSCRNRHCPQCQRNASETWSRQRTAQLLPVPYFHLVFTLPHQLNPWVDLHPEVIYRLLFQCVWSTLKTFANDPKRLDGDLGMIAVLHTWGQNLSRHIHLHCLIPGGAWNEETQQWHPAKSSYLFPVRALSRKFRGAMVNALRKSRQAQALHRLTDDKHFNDTLKQLMQTDWVVYTQANIQRPETIINYLARYTHKIAMDNHRLIDSDDQHVRFRYKDYRDHDKHKIMQLEHGEFIRRFLQHILPDGFMRIRHYGILANRCRQQRTDSIKHALAVTAELDVDTRDQDSPHSPAPIPPAATVCRCPRCKNGRLVIIATLLPQRRREVTD; encoded by the coding sequence ATGAGTAATGTCTCAATGCAATCCATCCTCGCCACCCATCTGGACCACTATCGCCAACATCATACGCTTACCCCACAACAGGCCCGGGCCTGTCATCGCATCGGGTTGTGCCGTAGCGCCGCCTTGGGCGGCGAACAGGTCCGCTGCAGCCAATGCGACTTCGAACAATACCGCTACCACTCCTGTCGCAACCGCCACTGCCCGCAATGTCAGCGCAATGCCAGTGAAACCTGGAGCCGGCAACGCACCGCCCAACTACTGCCGGTGCCCTATTTTCACCTGGTGTTCACCTTGCCGCATCAGCTCAACCCTTGGGTCGACCTGCACCCCGAGGTGATCTACCGCCTGCTGTTTCAATGCGTCTGGTCGACCCTCAAGACGTTCGCCAACGACCCCAAACGGCTCGACGGCGACCTCGGCATGATCGCCGTCCTCCATACCTGGGGCCAAAACCTCAGCCGCCATATCCATCTCCACTGCCTGATCCCCGGCGGCGCCTGGAACGAAGAGACACAGCAATGGCACCCGGCCAAGAGCAGCTACCTCTTCCCGGTGCGCGCCCTGTCACGAAAATTTAGAGGCGCGATGGTCAATGCCTTGAGGAAATCACGTCAAGCGCAGGCGCTGCATCGCCTCACGGATGACAAACACTTCAACGATACCCTGAAACAACTCATGCAGACCGACTGGGTGGTCTACACCCAAGCCAACATCCAGCGTCCCGAGACCATCATCAACTACCTCGCCCGCTACACTCACAAGATCGCGATGGATAACCACCGTCTCATCGACAGCGATGACCAGCATGTACGCTTCCGCTACAAAGACTACCGCGACCACGACAAGCACAAAATCATGCAGCTCGAGCATGGCGAATTCATCCGCCGCTTCCTGCAACATATCCTGCCCGACGGCTTCATGCGCATCCGCCATTACGGCATTCTCGCCAACCGCTGTCGGCAACAGCGAACCGACTCCATCAAGCACGCCCTGGCCGTCACGGCTGAACTCGATGTAGATACGCGCGATCAAGACAGTCCTCACAGCCCGGCGCCTATTCCACCCGCGGCAACGGTCTGTCGCTGCCCACGCTGCAAAAACGGAAGACTTGTCATCATTGCAACGCTGTTGCCCCAACGACGACGAGAGGTGACCGATTAA
- a CDS encoding integrase yields MTPLRQKMIDAMLVRGFAVRTQRSYLDAVIQLVKYYRCSPEQLTTAQLQDYFLYLAKERQLSPATCRLYLNVIRFLYLEVVGWDEMALEINTPKRKQRIPDLLSCDEVARLLAVVENRKHRMMLTTCYGCGLRVSELVALRVSDIDGERALLRVTQGKGGKDRQVLLSQSLLHLLRRYWSVFHPATWLFYGRSPLTRLSITTAQKVFQAAKQRAGIEKVGGIHSLRHAYATHQLAAGMPLPQLKAMLGHGDLHSTMRYLHWVPQYTKAHGTDLIQGLEVGHE; encoded by the coding sequence ATGACCCCACTACGTCAAAAAATGATCGATGCCATGCTGGTGCGTGGTTTTGCGGTGCGGACACAACGCAGTTATCTGGATGCCGTGATTCAGCTGGTGAAGTATTACCGCTGTTCACCCGAGCAGTTAACGACAGCGCAATTGCAGGACTATTTTCTCTATCTGGCGAAGGAACGGCAACTATCACCGGCGACCTGCCGGTTGTATTTGAATGTGATCCGCTTTCTCTACCTCGAGGTGGTGGGCTGGGACGAGATGGCGTTGGAGATCAATACGCCCAAACGCAAGCAACGCATCCCCGACTTGTTGAGCTGCGACGAGGTGGCGCGGCTGCTGGCAGTGGTGGAGAACCGCAAACACCGCATGATGTTGACCACCTGTTACGGCTGTGGTCTGCGGGTCAGCGAGTTAGTGGCGCTGCGGGTCAGTGACATCGATGGCGAACGCGCGTTGTTGCGCGTGACCCAAGGCAAGGGCGGCAAAGACCGACAGGTGCTGCTTTCCCAATCGTTGCTGCATCTGTTGCGCCGTTACTGGTCTGTTTTCCATCCTGCGACGTGGCTCTTCTATGGCCGCAGTCCGTTGACGCGCCTGAGTATCACCACAGCGCAGAAGGTGTTTCAGGCAGCCAAGCAAAGGGCGGGAATAGAAAAGGTCGGCGGCATCCACAGCCTGCGTCACGCCTATGCCACCCATCAGCTGGCGGCGGGCATGCCGCTACCGCAACTGAAAGCAATGCTGGGACACGGCGACCTGCACTCGACCATGCGCTATCTCCACTGGGTACCGCAATACACCAAAGCTCATGGGACGGACCTGATTCAAGGATTGGAGGTGGGTCATGAGTAA
- a CDS encoding ATP-dependent DNA helicase RecQ, with amino-acid sequence MPAMTATTPDISPALHILQSVFGYDEFRGEQAAIVAQVCNGGDALVLMPTGGGKSLCYQIPAIVRDGVAVVVSPLIALMQDQVAALRQYGVKAAYLNSSLNPAEAADIEEQLQRGALDLLYVAPERLFNGRMLALLGRLKLALFAIDEAHCVSQWGHDFRPEYIQLSMLHERFPEVPRIALTATADAPTRREIVERLSLHEARIFNSGFDRPNIRYRISENPGNAREQLLRFIRNEHEGEAGIVYCLSRKKVDETARWLADKGLTALPYHAGMSQQQRQQHQERFLREDGVIIVATIAFGMGIDKPDVRFVAHLNLPKSIEAYYQETGRAGRDGLPADAWMAYGLQDVITLRQMQEGSDADEQHKRVERHKLDAMLGLCELTSCRRQALLHYFDDVMDQPCGNCDNCLTPPETWDATVAAQKALSCVHRTGQRFGVNYLIDVLRGSESERIKQFGHDTLSTYGIGKEYSVNEWRGVYRQLIARGLLSVDLEGYGGLQLTEAARPVLRGETQLMLRKLRKSAKAERKRSAQFGKAADQRLWDALRNRRRELAEEQGVPAYVIFHDATLAEMVERQPQTLEQLGRISGIGDRKLDAYGDAFLDVILEHSQPAAVTDTVDETLKLLSQGMTPPAIAQQRDLTLTSVYNHLAKAIESGEIELQDAVALDDETFKAIRFAFEQHEDGKLKPVFEALEGEVDYGVLRCVQAALSVVR; translated from the coding sequence ATGCCCGCCATGACTGCGACCACTCCGGACATCTCTCCCGCCCTGCACATCCTGCAATCCGTCTTCGGTTACGATGAGTTCCGCGGCGAGCAGGCCGCCATCGTCGCGCAGGTCTGCAACGGCGGTGATGCCCTGGTGCTCATGCCCACCGGCGGCGGCAAGTCGCTCTGTTACCAGATCCCCGCCATCGTCCGCGACGGCGTCGCCGTGGTGGTCTCGCCGCTCATCGCCCTGATGCAGGACCAGGTGGCGGCGCTGCGCCAATACGGCGTCAAGGCGGCCTATCTCAACTCCAGTCTGAATCCGGCCGAGGCCGCCGACATTGAGGAACAGCTGCAGCGCGGCGCGCTGGACCTGCTCTACGTGGCGCCGGAACGCCTGTTCAACGGCCGCATGCTGGCGCTGCTCGGCCGGCTCAAGCTGGCCCTGTTCGCCATCGACGAGGCCCACTGCGTGTCGCAATGGGGGCATGACTTCCGCCCCGAGTACATTCAGCTCTCCATGCTGCACGAGCGCTTCCCCGAGGTGCCGCGTATCGCCCTCACCGCCACCGCCGACGCCCCCACCCGGCGCGAAATCGTGGAACGGCTGTCACTGCACGAAGCGAGGATTTTCAACAGCGGCTTCGACCGCCCCAACATCCGCTACCGCATCAGCGAGAACCCGGGCAACGCGCGCGAGCAGCTGCTGCGCTTCATCCGCAACGAACACGAAGGCGAGGCCGGCATCGTCTACTGCCTGTCGCGCAAAAAGGTGGACGAGACCGCGCGCTGGCTCGCCGACAAGGGGCTCACCGCCCTGCCCTACCACGCCGGCATGTCGCAGCAACAACGCCAGCAGCACCAGGAACGCTTCCTGCGCGAGGACGGCGTGATCATCGTCGCCACCATCGCCTTCGGCATGGGCATCGACAAGCCGGACGTGCGCTTCGTCGCCCATCTCAACCTGCCCAAAAGCATCGAGGCCTATTATCAAGAGACCGGCCGTGCCGGGCGCGACGGCCTGCCCGCCGACGCTTGGATGGCCTATGGCCTGCAGGACGTGATCACCCTGCGCCAGATGCAGGAGGGCTCGGACGCCGACGAACAGCACAAGCGCGTCGAACGCCACAAGCTCGACGCCATGCTCGGCCTGTGCGAACTGACCAGTTGCCGGCGCCAGGCACTGCTGCACTATTTCGACGATGTCATGGACCAACCCTGCGGCAACTGCGACAACTGCCTCACCCCGCCCGAGACCTGGGACGCCACGGTGGCGGCGCAGAAGGCGCTCTCCTGCGTGCACCGCACCGGCCAGCGCTTCGGGGTGAACTATCTCATCGACGTGCTGCGCGGCAGCGAGAGTGAACGCATCAAACAGTTCGGCCATGACACGCTCAGCACCTATGGCATCGGCAAGGAGTACAGCGTCAATGAATGGCGCGGCGTCTATCGCCAGCTCATCGCCCGCGGCCTGCTGAGTGTGGACCTGGAAGGCTACGGCGGTCTGCAGCTCACCGAAGCGGCGCGCCCGGTACTGCGCGGCGAGACCCAACTGATGCTGCGCAAGCTACGCAAATCGGCCAAGGCCGAACGCAAACGCAGCGCCCAGTTCGGCAAGGCGGCCGACCAACGTCTGTGGGACGCCCTGCGCAACCGCCGCCGCGAACTGGCCGAGGAACAAGGCGTGCCCGCCTACGTCATCTTCCACGACGCCACCCTGGCCGAGATGGTCGAGCGCCAGCCCCAGACCCTGGAACAACTGGGGCGCATCTCCGGCATCGGCGATCGTAAACTGGATGCCTACGGCGACGCCTTCCTCGATGTGATCCTCGAACACAGCCAGCCCGCCGCCGTCACCGACACGGTGGACGAAACGCTGAAATTACTCAGCCAGGGCATGACGCCGCCGGCCATCGCCCAACAGCGCGACCTGACGCTGACCAGCGTCTACAACCACCTGGCCAAGGCTATCGAAAGCGGCGAGATCGAGCTGCAAGATGCGGTGGCGCTGGATGATGAAACTTTCAAAGCGATCCGCTTCGCCTTCGAACAACACGAAGACGGCAAACTGAAACCGGTGTTTGAGGCATTGGAGGGTGAGGTGGATTACGGGGTGTTGCGCTGTGTGCAGGCGGCGTTAAGCGTTGTCAGATAA
- a CDS encoding polyphosphate kinase 2 yields the protein MFEAVELGQSLSKAEFKQAETTFRAELLQLQRQLAEAKVAALIVIAGVEGAGKGAVVNRLNKWLDNRDMATHAFWDETAAETQRPEYWRYWMGLPARGAIGIMFGAWYWDPIYRHCRGQASDAELDDGGQRIKELEHMLHQDGMLIIKLWFHLSKKTFHQRIKQRSEAAKHVRAEKGDEHGGVDYKPFVLSAARLISRTDTRVCPWNLIEAEDDYFRDISVAQAIRAGLTQRLAEHRVADRRLAVPNPLVGVDASGASILDTLDMGTALAKSDYKAQLKHYQKQLSELAWQAYDAGMSTVIVFEGWDAAGKGGAIRRLTSAVDARLYRSHSVAAPSDEELAHHYLWRFWRQVPRAGYMTLYDRSWYGRVLVERVEQLARTDEWQRAYQEINDFEEQLVDSGAAVLKFWLHVTPEEQLKRFEQRQQTPWKQYKLTDDDWRNRDKRDAYEAAVNEMVLRTSTGKAPWCLIPADDKYYARINVLKEVCERLDQALHTN from the coding sequence ATGTTCGAAGCCGTTGAGCTGGGACAATCCCTGTCGAAAGCCGAATTCAAGCAGGCCGAGACGACGTTCCGCGCCGAGTTGCTGCAGTTGCAGCGGCAATTGGCCGAGGCCAAGGTGGCCGCCCTGATTGTCATTGCCGGGGTCGAAGGGGCCGGCAAGGGCGCGGTGGTCAACCGTCTCAATAAGTGGTTGGACAACCGCGACATGGCCACCCACGCCTTTTGGGATGAAACGGCGGCGGAGACACAGCGACCCGAATACTGGCGCTACTGGATGGGTCTGCCGGCGCGCGGCGCCATCGGCATTATGTTCGGCGCATGGTATTGGGATCCCATTTATCGTCACTGCCGCGGTCAGGCCAGCGATGCCGAACTGGACGATGGCGGCCAGCGCATCAAAGAGCTGGAGCACATGTTGCACCAGGACGGCATGTTGATCATAAAGCTCTGGTTTCACCTTTCCAAAAAGACCTTTCATCAGCGTATCAAGCAGCGCAGCGAGGCGGCCAAGCATGTGCGGGCTGAGAAAGGCGATGAACACGGCGGCGTCGACTATAAGCCGTTTGTGCTCTCCGCCGCACGCCTGATCAGTCGCACCGACACCCGTGTGTGTCCGTGGAACTTGATCGAGGCGGAGGATGATTATTTTCGCGACATCAGTGTGGCGCAGGCGATCCGCGCCGGGCTTACGCAACGCTTGGCCGAGCATCGCGTCGCGGATCGTCGCCTGGCGGTGCCGAATCCTCTGGTCGGCGTCGATGCATCCGGCGCAAGTATCTTGGATACGCTGGATATGGGCACGGCCTTGGCCAAGTCGGACTACAAGGCGCAACTCAAACACTATCAGAAGCAACTTTCCGAATTGGCCTGGCAGGCCTACGACGCCGGTATGTCCACGGTGATCGTGTTCGAGGGCTGGGATGCGGCCGGCAAGGGCGGCGCTATCCGTCGGCTTACCAGTGCCGTGGACGCGCGGTTGTATCGCAGCCATTCCGTCGCCGCGCCCAGCGACGAGGAGCTGGCTCACCATTACCTGTGGCGGTTCTGGCGTCAGGTGCCCAGGGCCGGTTACATGACACTCTACGATCGCTCCTGGTACGGCCGGGTGCTGGTGGAGCGGGTGGAGCAACTGGCCCGGACGGATGAGTGGCAACGGGCCTATCAGGAAATCAATGATTTTGAAGAGCAGCTGGTGGACAGCGGGGCGGCGGTGCTCAAGTTCTGGCTGCACGTGACACCCGAGGAGCAATTGAAGCGTTTTGAGCAACGCCAACAAACACCGTGGAAACAATACAAGCTCACCGATGATGATTGGCGTAACCGCGACAAGCGTGATGCCTATGAGGCGGCGGTGAACGAAATGGTGCTGCGCACCAGCACCGGCAAGGCGCCCTGGTGTCTGATTCCGGCTGATGACAAATACTATGCCCGTATCAATGTGCTGAAAGAGGTGTGTGAGCGTCTGGACCAGGCCTTACACACAAACTAA
- a CDS encoding cobyrinic acid a,c-diamide synthase: MSSAVISISNQKGGTGKTTLTMNLAAGLARRGRTLVVDADPQGSALQWAGLSSDEKPFPVSVIAVADNLGREVGRFAEDYQYVLIDCPPTLETEVTRAAMRIADTVLIPTLPSPVDLWASLRLANAIEEVKLRNPRLAAYILVNQLEPRSALSQGMKQALEEFDIPALNSHLRRRAIYRNAALEGLSVYCMGKRGEPAAAEIDAIIEEVL, translated from the coding sequence ATGTCATCAGCCGTGATATCGATTTCGAATCAAAAAGGGGGAACGGGTAAAACCACCCTGACCATGAATCTGGCCGCCGGCCTTGCGCGGCGCGGGCGTACCCTGGTGGTCGACGCCGACCCACAGGGCTCGGCGCTGCAATGGGCCGGTCTGTCGAGCGATGAAAAGCCGTTTCCGGTGTCGGTCATCGCGGTGGCCGATAATCTGGGGCGCGAGGTGGGGCGCTTCGCCGAGGACTATCAATACGTCCTGATCGATTGTCCGCCGACACTAGAGACCGAGGTAACCCGGGCGGCCATGCGCATCGCGGATACGGTGTTGATACCGACCCTGCCCTCGCCGGTGGACCTGTGGGCCAGCCTGCGCCTGGCCAATGCCATCGAGGAGGTGAAGCTGCGCAACCCGCGCCTGGCGGCCTATATCCTGGTCAATCAACTGGAACCGCGTTCCGCATTGTCCCAGGGTATGAAACAGGCGCTGGAGGAATTTGATATCCCCGCACTGAACAGCCACCTGCGCCGTCGCGCCATCTATCGCAATGCGGCACTGGAAGGGCTGAGTGTGTATTGTATGGGTAAGCGCGGCGAGCCCGCCGCGGCGGAAATTGATGCAATCATCGAGGAGGTGTTATGA